A single Lolium perenne isolate Kyuss_39 chromosome 6, Kyuss_2.0, whole genome shotgun sequence DNA region contains:
- the LOC127308662 gene encoding uncharacterized protein, whose protein sequence is MEDWDAEDFTPVAPVVKAQPLKSNWDDEDVEEDDVKESWEEEEEKPKPQPVEKPAPKPSAKSAVKKGKQPSTSAEVVEDDVLDDPTLEKLRQQRLVEEADFKSTAELFAKKDSSEKSLETFIPKSESDFAEYAELIANKIRPYEKSFHFMGLLKNVMRLSMTSLKGAEAKEISSSVTAIANEKIKADKEAAAGRKKGGAKKKQLHIEKGEEDFAAGPGASSYDDPDEFDFM, encoded by the exons ATGGAGGACTGGG ATGCTGAAGATTTTACGCCAGTTGCGCCTGTTGTGAAAGCTCAGCCTCTGAAAAGTAACTGGGACGATGAAGATGTAGAAGAAGATGATGTAAAAGAATCttgggaagaggaagaggag AAACCTAAACCACAACCTGTAGAAAAGCCTGCTCCAAAACCTAGTGCTAAAAGTGCTGTAAAAAAAGGTAAGCAGCCATCAACAAGTGCTGAAGTAGTAGAAGATGATGTTCTGGATGATCCTACTTTAGAGAAGCTTCGCCAACAAAG GCTCGTGGAAGAAGCTGATTTTAAGTCAACAGCAGAGCTTTTTGCAAAGAAGGACAGCAGTGAAAAGTCACTAGAGACTTTCATCCCGAAGTCTGAGAGCGACTTCGCAGAATATGCGGAGCTTATCGCAAACAAAATCCGTCCCTATGAG AAAAGCTTTCACTTCATGGGTCTACTTAAGAATGTCATGAGACTTTCCATGACATCTTTGAAAGGTGCGGAGGCGAAAGAAATATCTTCCTCCGTCACGGCGATTGCTAATGAAAAGATCAAGGCTGATAAAGAAGCTGCAGCAGGCAGAAAGAAAGGAG GAGCAAAAAAGAAGCAGCTTCATATAGAGAAGGGAGAGGAGGACTTTGCTGCCGGACCGGGTGCATCTTCTTATGATGATCCGGACGAGTTTGACTTCATGTGA